Genomic segment of Deinococcus planocerae:
GTAGCACCCCTGCTCCTCGCGCTGGGCGTGAGGCCGGTGTACGCGGTCGCCATCCCCCTGATCGGGCACGCCTGGGCGAACATGTTCGGCACGCTGGGGGTGAGCTGGCTCGCCACGGGGCGGGTGGTGGACCTCCAGAACCCGGACGCCACCGCCTTCCAGACCGCCCTGCTGCTGTGGATTCCCAACCTGCTCGCGGGCTTCCTGATCGCCTGGCTGTACGGGAAGGGCCCCGCCGTGCGGCACGCCTGGCCGCTCGTCTTGATCGTGAGCCTGATTCAGGGCGGCGGGCAGCTCGCGCTGTCGCAGTGGAACCCGGTGCTGGCGAACTTCATCCCCGCCACGCTCGCCGTCGTGGCCCTGTACCCCCTGTCGCGCTGGAAACGCTACGCGGAGGAGCCCCAGGGAATCGAGGACCGCCCCGCCATGAGCGGCGACCGCGGAGGGCGGGAGGAGCGCGAGCCCCTGATGGGCCTGGGCATGGCCCTCGTGCCGTACATCGTGCTCACCGTCCTGACGGTCGTGGCGCTGGTGATCCCGGCGGTCGAGGCATTCCTGTCGCGGCTGGAGGTCGGCCTGCCCTTTCCGGAGGCAGGGACGGGCCTCGGCGTGACCAACGAGGCGCAGCGGCCCTACTCGCCCTTCGCGCCATTCACCCATCCCGGCACCTTCTTGCTGATCTCGTCCCTGGTCGCGTGGCTGGTCTACCGGGCGCGCGGCTACTACGCGGCGTGGGCGCGGCGCGAGCGGCAGCCGGGCTTCTGGGCGGAGATGCAGGACAACGCCGTGCCCGCCTCGCTGAGCGTCGTGACCTTCCTCGTGGCGAGCCAGATTCTGGCGCACTCCGGCCAGACGCAGGTGCTCGCGCTCGGCATCTCGGAGGTCGCCCCCGCCGCCGTGTACGCCGCGCTCGCGGCGGTAATCGGCATCCTCGGGGCCTTCATGACGTCGAGCAACACCGCCTCGAACATCCTGTTCGCCCCCCTGCACGACACGGTGGCCGCGTCGGAGCC
This window contains:
- a CDS encoding L-lactate permease, encoding MDNPQLPVDLWRWLLALVPIAVLLLLLVFARWKAAEAGPIGMFVAALIALLAFQTPLSTLAVAGGKGVWDAIFILYVIWPALLLYLVSKRAGAFDALRQSISAFSRNELFLVLAFGWIFASFLQGIAGFGAPIAVVAPLLLALGVRPVYAVAIPLIGHAWANMFGTLGVSWLATGRVVDLQNPDATAFQTALLLWIPNLLAGFLIAWLYGKGPAVRHAWPLVLIVSLIQGGGQLALSQWNPVLANFIPATLAVVALYPLSRWKRYAEEPQGIEDRPAMSGDRGGREEREPLMGLGMALVPYIVLTVLTVVALVIPAVEAFLSRLEVGLPFPEAGTGLGVTNEAQRPYSPFAPFTHPGTFLLISSLVAWLVYRARGYYAAWARRERQPGFWAEMQDNAVPASLSVVTFLVASQILAHSGQTQVLALGISEVAPAAVYAALAAVIGILGAFMTSSNTASNILFAPLHDTVAASEPGLTQSSVIAAQSVGGATGNAIAPANIVLGTGTTGANGKEGEVLRKTLPFTGLVALLAGAAAVFLRTQGGEE